The sequence below is a genomic window from Egibacteraceae bacterium.
TACCTCGACTTCTTCGCGGCGGCGTTCCGCCTGCCGGCTGCCCTGCGCCGCAGGCGAATCGACGACCTGCTCGAGCTCACCGACCTCGGGCACAAGCGGCACACCGACGTGTCGGGGCTGTCCCGGGGCATGCAGCAGCGCCTCGGCCTGGCCCGCACGCTCGTCCACGACCCGGCGCTGCTCATCCTCGACGAGCCGGCATCCGGCCTCGACCCGCGGGCGCGCCTGGACGTGCGCGAGATCCTGCGCGAGCTGGGCCGTCAGGGCAAGACGGTGCTCATCAGCTCGCACATCCTGTCCGAGCTCGGCGAGATGTGCGACCGGATCGGCATCATGCAGGGCGGGACCATGCTCGCGCAGGGAACACCCGACGACCTCCGGCGCGCGTCGCGGGCGGGCACGACCCTGGCCGCGCGCGTGCTCGGCGGCTCCGAGGCGCTCGAGCGGGCGGCACGGCTTGCCGTCGAGGGAGGAGCGGCGTCCGCGGCGGTGGACGCCGGGCTCGTGCGCATCGAGGTCCCGGGAGGCGACGAGGCCGCCGCCGCCGTGCTCGCGGCCCTCGTCGGCGGGGGGCTTGCCGTGGCCGAGTTCAGCGACCAGCGGGGCAGCCTCGAGCGGCTGTTCCTGTCGGTGACCGAGGGGGTGAGCACATCGCCACGCGACGAGGACTGACGCGCCGGCTCGGACCGGTCAACCCGGTGCTCCAGCGCGAGCTCACCGAGCGTTGGCGCTCCACCCGCGCCACCGCAACCCTGACCGCGTATCTCGCGCTGCTGAGCCTCCTGCTGTACCTGCTCTACCGGGCGGGGGCCTCGGTGCTCG
It includes:
- a CDS encoding ABC transporter ATP-binding protein — its product is MTAAAAPVANGQAAIRIRGLTKHYGSVHAVNRLDLDVPPGAVFGLIGPNGAGKTTTMLALATLLTPDEGTLAVFGRDPVTEPGAVRRLVGYMPDFFGVYEGLTCAEYLDFFAAAFRLPAALRRRRIDDLLELTDLGHKRHTDVSGLSRGMQQRLGLARTLVHDPALLILDEPASGLDPRARLDVREILRELGRQGKTVLISSHILSELGEMCDRIGIMQGGTMLAQGTPDDLRRASRAGTTLAARVLGGSEALERAARLAVEGGAASAAVDAGLVRIEVPGGDEAAAAVLAALVGGGLAVAEFSDQRGSLERLFLSVTEGVSTSPRDED